From the Clostridiales bacterium FE2011 genome, one window contains:
- a CDS encoding dihydroorotate dehydrogenase yields the protein MGRLSVNLCGLELDNPVIPASGTFGFGYEFAQWYDINCLGTFSFKGTTKDPRFGNPTPRIAECPAGMINAVGLQNPGVDKVIAEELPKLKEVFHKKVMANVSGFSVEDYAYTCERLDAEEQVGWLEVNISCPNVHGGGMSFGTDPKAAAEVTAAVKKVTTKPVIMKLSPNVTDITAIAKACEDAGADGVSLINTLQGMRINLRTRKPVIKNVMGGVSGPAVFPVALRMVWQVCRAVKIPVIGMGGVSTAEDVLEMMMAGATAVEVGAANLTDPCACRKIIEDLPAAMDKYGIKSLQELKGEI from the coding sequence TTGGGACGCTTAAGTGTTAACTTATGTGGCTTGGAACTGGACAACCCGGTGATCCCCGCCAGCGGAACCTTCGGTTTCGGATATGAGTTTGCCCAATGGTACGATATCAACTGCCTGGGAACTTTTTCCTTCAAGGGAACGACAAAGGATCCCCGCTTCGGGAATCCGACGCCCCGCATCGCGGAGTGCCCGGCAGGCATGATCAATGCCGTGGGCCTGCAGAATCCCGGGGTGGATAAGGTAATCGCGGAGGAACTGCCGAAACTGAAGGAAGTTTTCCATAAAAAAGTGATGGCGAACGTCAGCGGCTTCAGCGTGGAGGATTACGCCTATACCTGTGAACGCCTGGACGCGGAGGAACAGGTTGGCTGGCTGGAAGTGAATATCTCCTGCCCGAATGTGCACGGCGGCGGCATGTCCTTCGGCACGGATCCGAAGGCGGCGGCGGAAGTCACCGCGGCAGTGAAGAAGGTCACGACGAAGCCGGTAATCATGAAGCTGAGTCCGAATGTGACGGATATCACGGCCATCGCGAAGGCCTGCGAGGACGCGGGCGCGGACGGCGTGTCCCTGATCAATACCCTGCAGGGCATGCGCATCAACCTGCGGACCCGGAAACCGGTGATCAAAAACGTGATGGGCGGCGTCAGCGGCCCGGCGGTGTTCCCGGTGGCCCTCCGGATGGTCTGGCAGGTATGCCGGGCTGTGAAGATTCCGGTGATCGGCATGGGCGGCGTCAGCACCGCGGAGGATGTGCTGGAGATGATGATGGCCGGCGCCACGGCCGTGGAGGTCGGCGCGGCAAACCTGACAGATCCTTGCGCCTGCAGAAAGATTATTGAGGATCTGCCTGCTGCGATGGATAAATATGGAATCAAATCCCTGCAGGAATTGAAAGGAGAGATTTGA
- the pyrF gene encoding orotidine-5'-phosphate decarboxylase — MGKDVIVACDFPNAEQTLAFLDKFQGRKPFVKIGMELFYGAGPDIVRQIKARGHKIFLDLKLHDIPNTVKKAMMVLRDLDVDICNLHAAGTIRMMEAALEGLTRPDGSRPLLIAVTQLTSTDQEALEKDLLIERPIDEVVMHYALNARKAGLDGVVCSPLEAGKVHDVCGADFLTVTPGVRFADGDVGDQKRVMTPAEAKKVGSDYIVVGRPITAAEDPVAAYERCVSEFIG; from the coding sequence ATGGGAAAAGACGTGATTGTTGCCTGTGACTTTCCGAATGCCGAGCAGACGCTGGCTTTCCTGGATAAATTCCAGGGGCGCAAGCCGTTTGTGAAGATCGGTATGGAGCTGTTCTACGGCGCCGGCCCGGACATTGTCCGGCAGATCAAGGCCCGGGGACACAAGATCTTCCTGGATCTGAAACTGCACGATATTCCGAATACAGTGAAAAAAGCCATGATGGTTCTGCGGGATCTGGATGTGGATATCTGCAACCTGCACGCAGCGGGTACCATCCGCATGATGGAAGCTGCCCTGGAAGGCCTGACCCGGCCGGACGGCAGCCGGCCGCTGCTGATTGCGGTGACTCAGCTGACCAGCACGGATCAGGAGGCGCTGGAAAAGGATCTGCTGATTGAGCGTCCGATCGATGAAGTGGTGATGCACTACGCCCTGAATGCCCGGAAAGCCGGCCTGGACGGCGTGGTATGTTCTCCCCTGGAAGCGGGGAAAGTGCACGATGTATGCGGAGCAGATTTCCTGACGGTGACCCCGGGCGTCCGGTTTGCGGACGGGGATGTGGGCGACCAGAAGCGGGTTATGACCCCGGCGGAAGCAAAGAAAGTCGGCAGCGACTACATTGTGGTCGGCCGTCCGATCACCGCGGCGGAGGATCCGGTGGCAGCCTATGAACGCTGCGTCAGTGAATTTATTGGATAA
- a CDS encoding orotate phosphoribosyltransferase: protein MKREELNQLIAKDLLKIKAVFFRPEEPFTWASGIKSPVYCDNRLTLTAPEVRMDVEKGLAQLIGEEYPGVEVLMGTSTAGIAHAAITAHIMGLPMGYVRSGAKDHGRQNQIEGKLEPGQKVVVVEDLISTGGSVLEVVDVLRQAGAEVLGIVSIFTYGMQKGIDRLAAANVKNVSLTNFDIIAEEAAKEGYIRPEDVSRLIRFRNNPSDESWATL from the coding sequence ATGAAAAGGGAAGAACTGAACCAGCTGATTGCAAAGGACCTGCTGAAGATCAAGGCAGTCTTTTTCCGGCCGGAGGAGCCCTTTACCTGGGCCAGCGGCATCAAGAGCCCTGTTTACTGTGACAACCGGCTGACCCTGACGGCGCCGGAAGTCCGCATGGATGTGGAAAAGGGCCTGGCCCAGCTGATCGGAGAGGAATATCCGGGCGTGGAAGTGCTGATGGGCACCTCCACCGCGGGCATTGCCCACGCGGCGATCACGGCCCACATCATGGGACTGCCCATGGGCTATGTACGCTCCGGCGCGAAGGATCATGGCCGCCAGAACCAGATTGAAGGAAAACTGGAACCCGGCCAGAAGGTTGTGGTTGTGGAAGACCTGATCTCCACCGGCGGCAGCGTGCTGGAAGTGGTGGACGTGCTGCGGCAGGCCGGCGCGGAAGTGCTGGGCATCGTGAGCATCTTTACCTACGGTATGCAGAAGGGCATTGACCGGCTGGCAGCCGCGAACGTGAAGAACGTTTCCCTGACGAACTTTGATATCATCGCGGAAGAAGCCGCCAAGGAAGGATATATCCGTCCCGAGGATGTTTCCCGTCTGATCCGGTTCCGTAATAATCCGTCTGACGAGAGCTGGGCGACACTTTAA
- the pyrB gene encoding aspartate carbamoyltransferase: MKRSIIDVPDLSPEELDRLMDTAEDIIAHPDDYADACRRKKLATLFFEPSTRTRLSFEAAMYELGGNVLSVTGAGTSSAAKGESVADTAKTVSCYADIIAMRHPKEGAALVAARNASVPVINAGDGGHCHPTQTLADLLTIRREKGRLGNLTVGLCGDLKFGRTVHSLINAMSRYEGLNFVLISPEELKVPSYVKNDALKKKNIPYVQTTDLEEVIGDLDILYMTRVQRERFFNEEDYLRLRDSYILTPEKMKKARADLCVMHPLPRVNEISVAVDDDPRACYFKQVLNGKYMRMALILMLLKEAGTL, from the coding sequence ATGAAACGAAGCATTATTGACGTTCCGGATCTGAGTCCGGAAGAGCTGGACCGGCTGATGGACACGGCGGAAGACATCATCGCCCATCCGGACGATTATGCAGACGCCTGCCGCAGGAAAAAACTGGCCACCCTCTTCTTTGAACCCAGCACCCGGACCCGCCTGAGTTTTGAGGCGGCCATGTACGAGCTGGGCGGAAACGTGCTCAGCGTGACCGGCGCGGGCACGAGCTCTGCTGCCAAGGGTGAAAGCGTGGCGGACACGGCAAAAACCGTTTCCTGCTACGCGGATATCATCGCCATGCGCCATCCGAAGGAAGGCGCGGCGCTGGTGGCAGCGCGAAACGCCTCTGTGCCGGTGATCAACGCCGGAGACGGCGGCCACTGCCATCCGACCCAGACGCTGGCGGACCTGTTGACGATCCGCAGAGAAAAGGGACGGCTCGGCAACCTGACCGTGGGCCTGTGCGGCGACCTGAAGTTCGGCCGTACGGTACACTCCCTGATCAACGCCATGTCCCGCTACGAGGGATTGAACTTTGTGCTGATCAGCCCTGAGGAACTGAAGGTTCCCAGCTATGTGAAGAACGATGCCCTGAAGAAAAAGAACATCCCGTACGTCCAGACCACGGATCTGGAAGAGGTGATCGGCGATCTGGACATCCTGTACATGACCCGGGTGCAGCGGGAACGCTTCTTCAACGAGGAAGATTACCTGCGCCTGCGGGACAGCTACATCCTGACGCCTGAAAAGATGAAGAAAGCCCGGGCGGACCTGTGCGTCATGCATCCCCTGCCCAGGGTGAACGAGATCAGCGTGGCAGTGGACGATGATCCCCGGGCCTGCTACTTCAAGCAGGTGCTGAACGGAAAGTACATGCGCATGGCACTGATCCTGATGCTGCTTAAGGAGGCGGGTACTTTATGA
- a CDS encoding aspartate carbamoyltransferase regulatory subunit: MNVDSIHDGIVIDHIAAGCGMKLYRLLGLESLEAPVAMITNVVSRKLGRKDIIKVDAAIDVDLDIIGYVDPGATVNIIRNGELIEKKRIEMPEKLVNVLFCKNPRCISSCEQELDQVFHLTDREKKEYRCVYCETKASNL, from the coding sequence ATGAACGTAGATTCCATCCACGACGGGATCGTCATTGACCATATTGCCGCCGGCTGCGGCATGAAGCTGTATCGCCTGCTGGGACTGGAAAGCCTGGAAGCCCCGGTGGCCATGATCACAAACGTAGTTTCCCGCAAGCTGGGCCGTAAGGATATCATCAAGGTGGACGCGGCGATTGATGTGGACCTGGATATTATCGGCTATGTGGATCCGGGTGCCACGGTTAATATCATCCGGAACGGAGAACTGATCGAGAAGAAACGCATCGAGATGCCGGAGAAGTTGGTGAACGTTCTCTTCTGCAAAAATCCCCGGTGCATTTCCTCCTGTGAACAGGAACTGGATCAGGTTTTCCACCTGACAGACAGGGAGAAAAAGGAATACCGGTGCGTTTACTGCGAAACGAAAGCATCCAACCTCTGA
- the purE gene encoding 5-(carboxyamino)imidazole ribonucleotide mutase: MGSDSDLPVIKKATDQLKSLGIPFEVHVYSAHRTPEEARAFAINARKNGFGALIAAAGMAAHLAGAVAANTTLPVIGIPCQGPCLEGLDALLSTVQMPTGIPVATVAVNGGANAALLAAQILAVEDADLAAKLDAKRKADAEAVLAKDAGIAERL, encoded by the coding sequence ATGGGTAGTGACAGCGACCTGCCCGTGATTAAAAAAGCAACAGATCAGCTCAAAAGCCTGGGCATTCCCTTCGAGGTGCACGTTTATTCGGCACACCGTACACCGGAGGAGGCCCGGGCTTTTGCTATCAATGCGCGGAAGAACGGCTTTGGCGCGTTGATTGCGGCGGCGGGGATGGCGGCCCATCTGGCCGGTGCCGTTGCCGCTAACACCACCCTGCCGGTGATCGGGATTCCCTGCCAGGGGCCCTGCCTGGAGGGGCTGGACGCACTGCTTTCCACGGTTCAGATGCCCACCGGCATCCCGGTGGCCACCGTGGCGGTGAACGGCGGAGCCAATGCAGCGCTTCTGGCTGCACAGATCCTGGCGGTGGAAGACGCGGACCTTGCGGCGAAGCTGGACGCAAAGCGGAAGGCTGACGCGGAAGCGGTCCTGGCGAAAGACGCCGGGATAGCCGAACGGCTTTAA